In Nerophis lumbriciformis linkage group LG12, RoL_Nlum_v2.1, whole genome shotgun sequence, a single genomic region encodes these proteins:
- the zbtb34 gene encoding zinc finger and BTB domain-containing protein 34 isoform X1, with product MQKLQQQLSDTSGLERGGEAWPWLLANREGGIWTTFSVIICSTVVDKLEKHIQEMDDGSYIEFDVPEFSNTVLTQLNELRLQGKLCDIIVHIQGQPFRAHKAVLAASSPYFRDHSALSTMSGLSISVIKSPEVFEQLLAFCYTGHMSLQLKDIISFLTAASFLQMQVIIDKCTKILESIHSKISIPINACSPEKDDSQTSRNGVNDSNLFVNPTQISPPYYSRQSHEARLGRGRQQQEEGQSDRGSTDSVSEHDTPMEGEMEQVELIGKDGQVTDVHVKVEKTERPTYSDSSSAGDDGYHTELVDGEQVLAVSVGSYGPVIQSAAYSYSGLSSPVFVNLSNSSPSRSILSGFRGGRARAKRPLAIPAAVLSHIKPGSDDTESPVGPTILENDVRERSLRSQWYPYNERLICVYCGKTFNQKGSLDRHMRLHMGITPFVCKFCGKKYTRKDQLEYHIRGHTDNKPFHCQICGKCFPFQGTLNQHLRKKHMGATEGNNHTDSPNRTEGSSGQKDQEDTAEEIAYEAQYAEEAPANDMEESSKCSPEEAQASRCDY from the coding sequence GTGGTTGACAAACTGGAGAAACACATCCAAGAAATGGACGACGGCAGCTACATCGAGTTCGATGTGCCGGAGTTCAGCAACACTGTTTTGACTCAACTCAATGAGTTACGACTGCAGGGCAAGTTATGTGACATCATTGTTCACATTCAGGGTCAGCCATTTCGCGCCCACAAGGCTGTGCTGGCAGCTAGCTCACCCTATTTTCGTGACCACTCGGCTCTCAGCACCATGAGTGGCCTCTCGATCTCAGTCATCAAAAGCCCTGAGGTGTTTGAGCAGCTTCTTGCGTTCTGCTACACAGGCCACATGTCCCTACAGCTGAAGGACATCATCAGTTTCCTCACCGCTGCTAGCTTTCTGCAAATGCAGGTTATTATTGACAAGTGCACCAAGATCCTGGAGAGCATCCACTCCAAAATCAGCATCCCAATTAATGCCTGCAGCCCAGAGAAGGATGACTCGCAGACCAGTCGCAACGGGGTCAATGACAGCAATCTCTTTGTCAACCCAACCCAGATCTCCCCCCCTTACTACTCCCGTCAGAGTCACGAAGCCCGCCTGGGCCGTGGGCGACAGCAGCAAGAAGAAGGACAGTCGGATCGGGGCAGCACGGACAGTGTGTCAGAGCATGATACGCCCATGGAAGGAGAAATGGAGCAAGTTGAACTCATTGGAAAAGATGGGCAAGTAACCGATGTGCATGTGAAAGTAGAGAAAACCGAGAGGCCTACCTATTCTGATAGTTCCTCAGCTGGTGATGATGGTTACCACACAGAGCTGGTAGATGGAGAGCAAGTTTTGGCTGTTAGTGTAGGTTCTTATGGTCCAGTTATCCAGTCTGCTGCCTACTCCTACTCAGGGCTGTCCTCCCCAGTCTTCGTCAACCTCAGCAACTCCAGTCCATCCCGTTCCATCCTCAGTGGGTTCAGGGGCGGTAGAGCCAGAGCCAAGCGTCCTCTGGCCATCCCAGCGGCGGTACTGAGTCACATCAAACCAGGTTCAGATGACACAGAATCTCCTGTGGGACCCACTATACTGGAGAACGACGTGCGAGAGCGTAGTCTGAGGAGCCAGTGGTACCCATACAACGAAAGACTCATTTGTGTCTATTGTGGTAAGACCTTCAATCAGAAAGGGAGCCTCGACCGTCACATGCGCCTGCACATGGGAATCACCCCATTTGTATGTAAATTCTGTGGCAAGAAGTACACAAGGAAAGACCAACTGGAGTACCACATCCGTGGCCACACGGACAACAAGCCCTTCCACTGTCAGATCTGTGGAAAATGCTTCCCATTTCAGGGTACCCTTAACCAGCACCTGAGGAAGAAGCACATGGGAGCAACCGAGGGCAACAACCATACGGACTCTCCAAATAGGACGGAGGGGAGCTCAGGTCAGAAAGACCAAGAGGATACCGCTGAGGAGATAGCCTATGAGGCACAATATGCAGAAGAGGCGCCAGCCAACGATATGGAGGAAAGCTCCAAATGCAGTCCGGAAGAAGCTCAAGCATCCAGATGTGATTATTAG
- the zbtb34 gene encoding zinc finger and BTB domain-containing protein 34 isoform X2, with translation MSTRKATLPDPGYPPFAMVVDKLEKHIQEMDDGSYIEFDVPEFSNTVLTQLNELRLQGKLCDIIVHIQGQPFRAHKAVLAASSPYFRDHSALSTMSGLSISVIKSPEVFEQLLAFCYTGHMSLQLKDIISFLTAASFLQMQVIIDKCTKILESIHSKISIPINACSPEKDDSQTSRNGVNDSNLFVNPTQISPPYYSRQSHEARLGRGRQQQEEGQSDRGSTDSVSEHDTPMEGEMEQVELIGKDGQVTDVHVKVEKTERPTYSDSSSAGDDGYHTELVDGEQVLAVSVGSYGPVIQSAAYSYSGLSSPVFVNLSNSSPSRSILSGFRGGRARAKRPLAIPAAVLSHIKPGSDDTESPVGPTILENDVRERSLRSQWYPYNERLICVYCGKTFNQKGSLDRHMRLHMGITPFVCKFCGKKYTRKDQLEYHIRGHTDNKPFHCQICGKCFPFQGTLNQHLRKKHMGATEGNNHTDSPNRTEGSSGQKDQEDTAEEIAYEAQYAEEAPANDMEESSKCSPEEAQASRCDY, from the coding sequence GTGGTTGACAAACTGGAGAAACACATCCAAGAAATGGACGACGGCAGCTACATCGAGTTCGATGTGCCGGAGTTCAGCAACACTGTTTTGACTCAACTCAATGAGTTACGACTGCAGGGCAAGTTATGTGACATCATTGTTCACATTCAGGGTCAGCCATTTCGCGCCCACAAGGCTGTGCTGGCAGCTAGCTCACCCTATTTTCGTGACCACTCGGCTCTCAGCACCATGAGTGGCCTCTCGATCTCAGTCATCAAAAGCCCTGAGGTGTTTGAGCAGCTTCTTGCGTTCTGCTACACAGGCCACATGTCCCTACAGCTGAAGGACATCATCAGTTTCCTCACCGCTGCTAGCTTTCTGCAAATGCAGGTTATTATTGACAAGTGCACCAAGATCCTGGAGAGCATCCACTCCAAAATCAGCATCCCAATTAATGCCTGCAGCCCAGAGAAGGATGACTCGCAGACCAGTCGCAACGGGGTCAATGACAGCAATCTCTTTGTCAACCCAACCCAGATCTCCCCCCCTTACTACTCCCGTCAGAGTCACGAAGCCCGCCTGGGCCGTGGGCGACAGCAGCAAGAAGAAGGACAGTCGGATCGGGGCAGCACGGACAGTGTGTCAGAGCATGATACGCCCATGGAAGGAGAAATGGAGCAAGTTGAACTCATTGGAAAAGATGGGCAAGTAACCGATGTGCATGTGAAAGTAGAGAAAACCGAGAGGCCTACCTATTCTGATAGTTCCTCAGCTGGTGATGATGGTTACCACACAGAGCTGGTAGATGGAGAGCAAGTTTTGGCTGTTAGTGTAGGTTCTTATGGTCCAGTTATCCAGTCTGCTGCCTACTCCTACTCAGGGCTGTCCTCCCCAGTCTTCGTCAACCTCAGCAACTCCAGTCCATCCCGTTCCATCCTCAGTGGGTTCAGGGGCGGTAGAGCCAGAGCCAAGCGTCCTCTGGCCATCCCAGCGGCGGTACTGAGTCACATCAAACCAGGTTCAGATGACACAGAATCTCCTGTGGGACCCACTATACTGGAGAACGACGTGCGAGAGCGTAGTCTGAGGAGCCAGTGGTACCCATACAACGAAAGACTCATTTGTGTCTATTGTGGTAAGACCTTCAATCAGAAAGGGAGCCTCGACCGTCACATGCGCCTGCACATGGGAATCACCCCATTTGTATGTAAATTCTGTGGCAAGAAGTACACAAGGAAAGACCAACTGGAGTACCACATCCGTGGCCACACGGACAACAAGCCCTTCCACTGTCAGATCTGTGGAAAATGCTTCCCATTTCAGGGTACCCTTAACCAGCACCTGAGGAAGAAGCACATGGGAGCAACCGAGGGCAACAACCATACGGACTCTCCAAATAGGACGGAGGGGAGCTCAGGTCAGAAAGACCAAGAGGATACCGCTGAGGAGATAGCCTATGAGGCACAATATGCAGAAGAGGCGCCAGCCAACGATATGGAGGAAAGCTCCAAATGCAGTCCGGAAGAAGCTCAAGCATCCAGATGTGATTATTAG